A stretch of Halococcus agarilyticus DNA encodes these proteins:
- a CDS encoding hydantoinase/oxoprolinase family protein yields the protein MTSDRASGSRSDARPADQAHDVRLAVEARGARLAVDVGGTFTDVVLLTDDGLTTEKVPTTDDQSVGVVDGIEAVCEASGLDPGEIDSFAHGTTVSVNALLEGTGATTALVTTAGFRDVLEIGRQDRPALYDLAAEKPTPLVPRRRRHGIDERATVDGIETRVDEADVRDLADRLDDDVESVAVCLLHAYAHPENEERIASVLREECDVHVSTSNEVLAEFREYERTATTVADAYLTPTIDAYIGQLESRAADLGMPAPRVMQSNGGIADPATVRERAVTTVLSGPAAGVVGADATAGTHLDEHTSGLRGLITFDMGGTSSDVGLVRDGEIERTTDGSIAGRPIGTPMVDLTTVGAGGGSIAWVDAGGALRVGPESAGADPGPACYGRGGTDPTVTDAAVVLGYIGADSALGGDLELDTDAAREALAALAAEASLDGAVDAARGVHRVANAAMTRAIRSVTTERGHDPRRFGLAAFGGAGPMHAAALADALGIETAVVPRACGVLSAYGLLAADEKHDAARTHRTPLADLDVGAVERVYDDLADEVRTDVSDPSAARIERAADCRYVGQSFELTVPVDESVDPAILEDRFHDAHGTAAGYRMDDAVELVTLRTTATVEREPRAAGYAGEGESRKEDRSVVFDDERHETSVYAREALAPGREIDGPAILEATESTAVVPPSWRAAVADDGSLILSREAGS from the coding sequence ATGACCTCCGACCGGGCGTCGGGCTCGCGTAGCGACGCACGCCCTGCTGACCAAGCCCACGATGTGCGCCTCGCCGTCGAGGCCCGCGGAGCGCGTCTCGCTGTCGACGTCGGGGGCACGTTCACCGACGTGGTACTGTTGACCGACGACGGCCTCACGACCGAGAAAGTGCCGACCACCGACGATCAGAGCGTCGGCGTCGTCGACGGGATCGAAGCGGTCTGTGAGGCGTCCGGTCTCGATCCCGGCGAGATCGACTCGTTCGCGCACGGGACCACGGTTTCGGTCAACGCACTCTTGGAGGGGACGGGCGCGACGACCGCGCTCGTCACGACCGCGGGGTTCCGGGACGTCCTCGAGATCGGCCGCCAGGACCGACCCGCACTCTACGATCTCGCCGCCGAGAAACCCACGCCGCTCGTGCCCCGTCGACGCCGGCACGGGATCGACGAGCGGGCGACCGTCGACGGGATCGAGACGCGGGTCGACGAGGCCGACGTGCGCGACCTCGCCGATCGACTCGACGACGACGTCGAGAGCGTCGCGGTCTGTCTGCTCCACGCCTACGCCCACCCCGAGAACGAGGAGCGGATCGCGAGCGTGCTCCGCGAGGAGTGTGACGTTCACGTTTCGACCTCCAACGAGGTGCTCGCCGAGTTCCGCGAGTACGAGCGCACCGCGACCACCGTCGCCGACGCCTATCTCACGCCGACGATCGACGCCTACATCGGCCAACTCGAATCGCGCGCTGCGGACCTCGGGATGCCGGCTCCCCGCGTGATGCAGTCGAACGGCGGGATCGCGGACCCCGCCACGGTGCGCGAACGCGCGGTCACGACCGTTCTCTCGGGACCGGCGGCTGGCGTGGTCGGGGCCGATGCGACCGCGGGCACACACCTCGACGAGCACACGAGCGGACTTCGTGGTCTAATCACGTTCGACATGGGTGGGACATCCTCGGACGTGGGTCTCGTCCGCGACGGCGAGATCGAGCGCACGACCGACGGAAGCATCGCGGGCCGTCCGATCGGCACGCCGATGGTCGACCTCACCACCGTCGGCGCTGGCGGGGGTTCGATCGCGTGGGTCGATGCCGGCGGCGCGCTCAGGGTTGGGCCCGAGAGCGCGGGAGCCGATCCCGGACCGGCGTGTTACGGTCGCGGTGGCACCGATCCCACGGTGACGGACGCGGCCGTGGTGCTCGGCTACATCGGCGCGGACTCCGCGCTCGGCGGCGACCTCGAACTCGACACCGACGCGGCCCGCGAGGCGCTCGCTGCCCTCGCTGCGGAAGCGAGCCTCGATGGTGCGGTAGATGCCGCCCGCGGTGTCCATCGAGTGGCGAACGCGGCGATGACGCGGGCGATCCGTTCGGTGACGACCGAACGCGGCCACGACCCGCGACGGTTCGGCCTCGCGGCGTTCGGCGGCGCGGGACCGATGCACGCGGCCGCGCTCGCCGACGCGCTCGGGATCGAGACTGCCGTGGTCCCGCGCGCCTGCGGGGTGCTCTCGGCGTACGGACTGCTGGCGGCCGACGAGAAACACGACGCGGCCCGAACCCACCGGACCCCGCTCGCCGATCTCGATGTCGGCGCGGTCGAGCGGGTCTACGACGACCTCGCCGACGAGGTGCGCACCGACGTGTCCGACCCGTCGGCCGCCCGGATCGAGCGCGCGGCGGACTGTCGGTACGTCGGCCAGAGCTTCGAACTCACCGTCCCGGTCGACGAGTCCGTCGATCCAGCAATCCTCGAAGATCGATTCCACGACGCCCACGGGACCGCCGCCGGCTATCGGATGGACGATGCGGTCGAACTCGTCACGCTCCGCACGACCGCCACCGTCGAGCGCGAACCGCGGGCCGCCGGGTACGCCGGCGAGGGCGAGTCACGGAAGGAGGATCGATCGGTGGTCTTCGACGACGAGCGCCACGAGACGTCGGTGTACGCACGTGAGGCGCTCGCCCCCGGCCGCGAGATCGACG
- a CDS encoding zinc metalloprotease, giving the protein MRFDTRELFDLAVAWIALGVAFALFFDSFFGVSLQGALLSGDVGALLSPAVVRVFALSMLTAGIGFLLHELAHKVVAQRFGQIAGFRADYGMLFIAVVSALAGFLFAAPGAVYHQGRITERQNGLIALAGPVTNLVLAVAFAPLALLAGGFLGVVGAFGVGINLLLAGFNMLPFGPLDGRKVLSWSVVVFAVAFVVSVGSAVFVLLTFGVGL; this is encoded by the coding sequence ATGAGGTTCGACACCCGCGAGCTGTTCGACCTCGCGGTCGCGTGGATCGCGCTCGGGGTCGCGTTCGCGCTGTTCTTCGACTCGTTTTTCGGCGTCTCGCTCCAGGGGGCGCTGCTCTCGGGCGATGTCGGCGCACTCCTCTCGCCGGCGGTCGTCCGAGTGTTCGCCCTCAGCATGCTCACCGCGGGGATCGGCTTTCTGCTCCACGAGCTCGCGCACAAGGTCGTCGCCCAGCGCTTCGGCCAGATCGCGGGCTTCCGTGCCGACTACGGAATGTTGTTCATCGCGGTCGTCAGCGCGCTGGCGGGCTTCCTGTTCGCCGCGCCCGGTGCGGTCTACCATCAGGGACGGATCACCGAGCGCCAGAACGGGCTGATCGCGCTCGCCGGCCCGGTCACGAACCTCGTGCTCGCGGTCGCGTTCGCCCCACTCGCGCTCCTCGCTGGGGGGTTTCTCGGTGTGGTCGGCGCGTTCGGCGTCGGCATCAACCTGCTGCTGGCGGGCTTCAACATGCTCCCGTTCGGCCCGCTCGACGGCCGGAAGGTGCTCTCGTGGAGCGTCGTGGTCTTCGCGGTGGCGTTCGTCGTCAGCGTCGGATCGGCGGTGTTCGTCCTCCTCACGTTCGGTGTCGGTCTCTGA
- a CDS encoding TraB/GumN family protein — translation MSDPAATADAGSGSNAGSGSGSVRVVGTAHVSADSVDEVERTIADERPDVVAVELDEGRYRQLKGEEPDDLDASDLLRGNTVFQFLAYWLLSYVQTRLGDEFDITPGADMLAAVETAEEFDLNVALVDRDIQVTVQRFWARMTGTEKLRMLLSLPLAFAPPAAVALGLGLSAGAILGFPIEAFFGPLVLPPSLTLPGLVFSGIDYLLVAIALGLGTALVFLGLFALTAPEEGEHEEIAMEDLTDADVVGAMLEEFRAFSPGGAEALIDERDAFIAHRLVGLREAGHRVVAVVGAGHQAGIERYLTNPELLPPQEELVGRETGGRFSPYKIVGYLFTLGFLAFFLLLAMAGARNGFLLRLFGAWFLVNGVFAATLARLAGAHWTSAGVGGAVAWLTSVNPLLAPGWFAGYVELRYLDVNIGDISTLNEILGDEEAPIPELLDRLREVALFRLIAVVALTNVGSIVASFLFAVVVLPYLATGVGGVDGVVRLMVEGAHNSVDLLWGTLR, via the coding sequence ATGAGCGACCCAGCGGCGACCGCGGACGCCGGTTCCGGCTCCAACGCTGGAAGCGGTTCGGGCAGTGTCCGGGTCGTCGGCACCGCCCACGTCTCGGCCGACAGCGTCGACGAGGTCGAACGCACCATCGCCGACGAGCGCCCCGACGTCGTGGCGGTCGAACTCGACGAGGGTCGGTATCGCCAGCTCAAAGGCGAGGAGCCCGACGACCTCGACGCGAGCGATCTCCTCCGGGGCAACACCGTCTTCCAGTTCCTCGCGTACTGGCTCCTCTCGTACGTCCAGACCAGGCTCGGCGACGAGTTCGACATCACTCCCGGAGCCGATATGCTCGCGGCGGTCGAGACTGCCGAGGAGTTCGACCTGAACGTCGCACTCGTCGACCGCGACATCCAGGTCACGGTCCAGCGCTTCTGGGCCCGGATGACCGGGACCGAGAAACTCCGGATGCTGTTGAGCCTCCCGCTGGCGTTCGCCCCACCGGCCGCGGTCGCGCTCGGCCTCGGCCTCTCCGCGGGCGCAATCCTCGGCTTTCCGATCGAGGCGTTCTTCGGGCCCCTCGTCCTCCCGCCGAGCCTCACCCTGCCAGGCCTCGTCTTTTCGGGGATCGACTACCTCCTCGTCGCTATCGCCTTGGGCCTCGGGACCGCACTGGTCTTCCTCGGTCTGTTCGCGCTGACCGCGCCCGAGGAGGGCGAACACGAGGAGATAGCGATGGAGGACCTGACCGACGCGGACGTGGTGGGGGCGATGCTGGAGGAGTTTCGCGCCTTTTCGCCGGGCGGCGCGGAGGCGCTGATCGACGAGCGCGACGCGTTCATCGCCCACCGGCTGGTGGGGCTGCGCGAGGCGGGCCACCGGGTCGTCGCGGTGGTGGGTGCGGGCCACCAGGCGGGGATCGAGCGCTATCTCACCAACCCCGAACTACTGCCACCCCAGGAGGAGCTCGTCGGCCGTGAAACCGGCGGACGGTTCTCGCCCTACAAGATCGTGGGCTACCTGTTCACGCTCGGCTTCCTCGCCTTCTTCCTCTTGCTCGCGATGGCGGGTGCGCGCAACGGATTTCTCCTCAGACTGTTCGGCGCGTGGTTCCTCGTCAACGGCGTGTTCGCGGCCACGCTCGCCCGGCTCGCGGGCGCACACTGGACCAGCGCGGGTGTCGGCGGTGCGGTCGCGTGGCTCACCAGCGTGAACCCGCTGCTCGCGCCCGGCTGGTTCGCGGGCTACGTCGAACTCCGCTATCTCGACGTCAACATCGGCGATATCTCCACCTTGAACGAGATCCTCGGCGACGAGGAGGCCCCGATCCCCGAACTCCTCGATCGGCTCCGCGAGGTCGCACTCTTCCGGCTGATCGCGGTGGTCGCGCTGACCAACGTCGGGAGCATCGTCGCGAGCTTCCTGTTCGCGGTGGTGGTGCTCCCGTATCTCGCGACGGGCGTCGGTGGCGTGGACGGGGTGGTGAGGCTGATGGTCGAGGGTGCGCACAACAGCGTCGATCTGCTCTGGGGGACGCTGCGATGA
- a CDS encoding acyl-CoA thioesterase, giving the protein MTDVVDTYIENREMVQPNHANNLQTAHGGHVLKWMDEVGAMSAMRFAGRSCVTARINRVDFERPIQVGDIALIEAYVYRAGRTSVRVRLRAYREDLGTGSRELTTESYFVYVAIDDDREPTTVPELTVDTTEGERLRDEALAGDGGADAGHRSRQG; this is encoded by the coding sequence ATGACCGACGTCGTGGACACGTACATCGAGAACCGCGAGATGGTCCAGCCGAACCACGCGAACAATCTTCAAACTGCTCATGGCGGCCACGTCCTGAAGTGGATGGACGAGGTGGGCGCGATGAGCGCGATGCGGTTTGCGGGCCGCTCGTGTGTCACCGCACGGATCAACCGGGTCGACTTCGAGCGCCCGATTCAGGTCGGCGACATCGCGCTGATCGAGGCGTACGTCTACCGCGCCGGCCGGACCAGCGTCAGAGTCCGGCTCCGGGCGTACCGGGAGGACCTCGGGACCGGCAGCCGCGAACTCACCACCGAGTCGTACTTCGTCTACGTCGCGATCGACGACGACCGCGAGCCGACGACCGTGCCCGAACTCACCGTCGACACTACGGAGGGCGAACGCCTGCGCGACGAGGCGCTCGCCGGCGACGGCGGGGCTGACGCCGGACATCGATCCCGACAGGGGTAA
- a CDS encoding rubrerythrin-like domain-containing protein: protein MVRTDPYSPEESYHECMDCHNRVAADEGGGLCSECGGPLRNLAVSRE from the coding sequence ATGGTCCGAACTGATCCGTACAGTCCGGAGGAGTCGTACCACGAGTGCATGGACTGTCACAATCGGGTCGCTGCCGACGAGGGTGGCGGGCTGTGTTCCGAGTGCGGTGGACCGCTCCGGAACCTCGCGGTCTCGCGCGAGTGA
- a CDS encoding HEWD family protein, whose protein sequence is MSADLVPPRERECVQCGRREAWDEDVATWTVDGETIGEVYCVHEWDINGEYSPFR, encoded by the coding sequence ATGAGCGCTGATCTCGTGCCGCCGCGCGAACGCGAGTGTGTACAGTGTGGTCGTCGAGAGGCGTGGGACGAGGACGTGGCGACGTGGACGGTCGACGGCGAAACGATCGGCGAGGTCTACTGCGTTCACGAGTGGGACATCAACGGGGAATACAGTCCGTTTCGGTAG